The following are from one region of the Sandaracinus amylolyticus genome:
- a CDS encoding transglutaminase family protein, translating into MRRFRIEHRTVYRYARAVSFGPHRLLLRPKEGPDLRVLRASIQAIPGASLRWGEDALGNIVAHATFAQRARTLVIESTLEVEHAGEESPAQLACASVKLPVSYSAIEAPDLQRAMTRHSPDPQGCVDAWARRFVRTSGDTPALELLEGMVRAVHDELRWEPRDEEGTQMPLETLARGVGACRDFALLVIEACRSLGLAARFVSGYLYDPSRDVEPAPRGGATHAWVQVYLPGAGWIELDPTHGRVGNAHLVRVAVARDPASLAPITGTWIGFPGDAIGMEVDVQVRAVRDVDESGARRLPGRGAEEVAPRRAG; encoded by the coding sequence ATGAGGCGGTTCAGGATCGAGCACCGGACGGTGTACCGCTATGCGCGCGCGGTCTCGTTCGGGCCCCACCGACTGCTGCTGCGACCCAAGGAGGGGCCCGATCTCCGCGTGCTGCGCGCGAGCATCCAGGCGATCCCCGGCGCGTCGCTGCGGTGGGGCGAGGACGCGCTCGGCAACATCGTCGCGCACGCCACGTTCGCGCAGCGCGCGCGCACGCTCGTCATCGAGAGCACGCTCGAGGTCGAGCACGCGGGCGAGGAGTCGCCAGCGCAGCTCGCGTGCGCATCGGTGAAGCTCCCCGTGAGCTACTCGGCGATCGAAGCGCCGGACCTCCAGCGCGCGATGACGCGGCACTCGCCCGATCCGCAGGGCTGCGTGGACGCGTGGGCGCGCCGCTTCGTGCGTACGAGCGGCGACACACCGGCGCTCGAGCTGCTCGAGGGCATGGTGCGCGCGGTCCACGACGAGCTGCGCTGGGAGCCGCGCGACGAAGAGGGCACGCAGATGCCGCTCGAGACGCTCGCGCGAGGCGTGGGCGCGTGCCGCGACTTCGCGCTGCTGGTGATCGAGGCGTGCCGCAGCCTGGGCCTCGCGGCGCGCTTCGTGAGCGGGTACCTCTACGATCCGAGCCGCGACGTGGAGCCCGCGCCGCGCGGCGGCGCGACGCACGCGTGGGTGCAGGTCTACCTGCCGGGCGCGGGATGGATCGAGCTCGATCCGACGCACGGCCGCGTGGGCAACGCGCACCTCGTGCGGGTCGCGGTCGCGCGCGATCCGGCGTCGCTCGCGCCGATCACGGGGACCTGGATCGGGTTCCCGGGAGATGCGATCGGGATGGAGGTCGACGTGCAGGTGCGCGCCGTGCGCGACGTCGACGAGTCGGGCGCGCGGCGGCTGCCGGGACGCGGCGCGGAGGAAGTTGCGCCGCGGCGGGCGGGATAG
- a CDS encoding prolyl oligopeptidase family serine peptidase, with amino-acid sequence MTSTRHRLTALLLATTIAGCGATCPPSTHTTATTAAEEPAPQAEPSAGGEPAPSADTSAMVVLDGTPEIPPALHARLQQYLETRAATAESIAADGSSLLVTTRFADTAQVHQVRAPLGDRHQLTFGEEPVRAAAFYPNDENAVLYQADVGGSENYQLYRLDRRTGRSTLLTDGTHRHPGFLFSHDGARLAYTSNARNERDIDVWVGDGRTPGELLVERTGDWHLLDWSRDGARILLLEYVSITDSRIHLLDVATREVRRISPEGVTAADRAAVFDASGQRAYIASDRGSEFVELYEVDLASPASEWRPLSRAIPWNVEDVVLSADGRTLVFSTNEDGISVLRTMDARTRRITAIEGTPRGVVASLVAARNAPMVAVSMGTATTPVDAYVLDLRRRRLERWTESEIGGLDASAFVEPSLIHYTSFDGREIPAFYYRARGVAEGTRAPVVVYIHGGPEAQSRPWFIPIVQFLASEAGIAVLVPNVRGSDGYGKGYLALDDGLHREDSVRDIGSLLDWIAQQPELDASRAAVYGGSYGGYMVLASLVHFGDRLRAGVDIVGIANFVTFLENTAAYRRDLRRVEYGDESNAEMRTFLAQISPISRVERIQSALFVAHGANDPRVPASEAEQIVRAVRASGHDVWYMLARNEGHGFLRKENRDVFTELAVMFLEQHLAAH; translated from the coding sequence ATGACGAGCACACGACACCGCCTCACCGCGCTGCTCCTCGCGACGACGATCGCGGGATGCGGCGCGACGTGCCCACCCTCGACGCACACCACCGCGACGACCGCCGCCGAAGAGCCTGCGCCCCAGGCCGAGCCCTCCGCCGGCGGCGAGCCCGCGCCGAGCGCCGACACGAGCGCGATGGTCGTGCTCGACGGCACGCCCGAGATCCCGCCCGCGCTGCACGCGCGCCTGCAGCAGTACCTCGAGACCCGCGCCGCGACCGCCGAGTCGATCGCCGCCGACGGCTCGTCGCTGCTGGTCACGACGCGCTTCGCCGACACCGCGCAGGTGCACCAGGTGCGCGCGCCGCTCGGCGATCGACACCAGCTCACGTTCGGCGAAGAGCCGGTGCGCGCCGCGGCGTTCTATCCGAACGACGAGAACGCCGTGCTCTACCAGGCCGACGTCGGGGGCTCCGAGAACTACCAGCTCTATCGCCTCGATCGCCGCACCGGGCGCTCGACGCTGCTCACCGACGGGACGCACCGCCACCCCGGGTTCCTCTTCTCGCACGACGGCGCGCGCCTCGCGTACACGAGCAACGCGCGCAACGAGCGCGACATCGACGTGTGGGTCGGCGACGGGCGGACGCCGGGTGAGCTCCTCGTGGAGCGCACCGGCGACTGGCACCTGCTCGACTGGTCGCGCGACGGAGCGCGCATCCTGCTGCTCGAGTACGTGTCGATCACCGACTCGCGCATCCACCTGCTCGACGTGGCGACGCGCGAGGTGCGGCGCATCTCGCCCGAGGGCGTGACCGCGGCCGATCGCGCCGCGGTGTTCGATGCGAGCGGTCAGCGCGCGTACATCGCGTCCGATCGCGGCAGCGAGTTCGTCGAGCTCTACGAGGTGGACCTCGCGAGCCCGGCGAGCGAGTGGCGCCCGCTGTCGCGCGCGATCCCGTGGAACGTCGAGGACGTCGTGCTCTCGGCGGACGGGCGCACGCTCGTGTTCTCGACGAACGAGGACGGCATCTCGGTGCTGCGCACGATGGACGCCCGCACGCGCCGCATCACGGCGATCGAGGGCACGCCGCGCGGCGTCGTCGCGTCGCTGGTCGCCGCCCGCAACGCCCCGATGGTCGCGGTGTCGATGGGCACCGCGACCACGCCGGTCGACGCGTACGTGCTCGATCTTCGGCGCCGTCGCCTCGAGCGCTGGACCGAGAGCGAGATCGGCGGGCTCGACGCGAGCGCGTTCGTCGAGCCCTCGCTGATCCACTACACGAGCTTCGACGGCCGCGAGATCCCCGCGTTCTACTACCGCGCGCGCGGCGTGGCCGAGGGCACGCGCGCCCCGGTCGTCGTCTACATCCACGGCGGGCCCGAGGCGCAGTCGCGCCCGTGGTTCATCCCGATCGTGCAGTTCCTCGCGAGCGAGGCGGGCATCGCGGTGCTGGTGCCGAACGTCCGTGGGAGCGACGGCTACGGCAAGGGCTACCTCGCGCTCGACGACGGCCTCCACCGCGAGGACTCGGTGCGCGACATCGGCTCGCTGCTCGACTGGATCGCGCAGCAGCCGGAGCTCGACGCGTCGCGCGCCGCGGTCTACGGCGGAAGCTACGGCGGGTACATGGTGCTCGCGTCGCTGGTGCACTTCGGCGATCGACTGCGCGCGGGCGTGGACATCGTCGGCATCGCGAACTTCGTCACGTTCCTCGAGAACACCGCGGCCTACCGGCGCGATCTGCGCCGCGTGGAGTACGGCGACGAGTCGAACGCGGAGATGCGCACGTTCCTCGCGCAGATCTCGCCGATCTCGCGGGTCGAGCGCATCCAGAGCGCGCTCTTCGTCGCGCACGGCGCGAACGATCCGCGGGTGCCGGCGAGCGAGGCCGAGCAGATCGTGCGCGCGGTGCGCGCGAGCGGGCACGACGTCTGGTACATGCTCGCGCGCAACGAGGGGCACGGGTTCTTGAGGAAGGAGAACCGCGACGTGTTCACGGAGCTCGCGGTGATGTTCCTCGAGCAGCATCTCGCAGCGCACTGA
- a CDS encoding four helix bundle protein, with amino-acid sequence MSGNEGVLDVEVVAERAVARLGENAERLKLRSRWLADQVERAAGSLLLNLGEQRHNARGNRRLRIETAAGSASELRRALRFACLYRHLDAGVCEEIDRDLDRVLAMLWRMRQRCGG; translated from the coding sequence ATGAGCGGGAACGAAGGTGTGCTGGACGTCGAGGTGGTGGCCGAACGCGCGGTCGCTCGACTGGGCGAGAATGCAGAGCGGCTGAAGCTGCGCAGTCGATGGCTGGCCGATCAGGTCGAGCGCGCGGCGGGAAGTCTGCTGCTCAATCTCGGCGAGCAGCGACACAACGCGCGCGGCAATCGACGACTGCGCATCGAGACCGCAGCCGGCAGCGCGAGCGAGCTGCGACGCGCGCTGAGATTCGCGTGCCTGTACCGGCACCTCGACGCGGGCGTGTGCGAGGAGATCGATCGCGATCTCGACCGCGTGCTCGCGATGCTCTGGCGGATGCGTCAGCGCTGCGGCGGGTAG
- the glgX gene encoding glycogen debranching protein GlgX, protein MRPGSPYPLGATFDGRGTNFALYSENAEAVELCLVDPEGRETRVPLRYQTAFVWHAYVEGVNPCQRYGFRVHGPYDPKRGLRFNPKVRVLDPYARAIDGLERRDAGLFAFELLHKDRDLVPSQSEANGAPLGVVCDSHYDWEGDAPLRTAFAQTVIYEAHVKGLTFRHPEIPEPVRGTYLGVAHPAMIEHYQKLGVTAVELMPVHAFTDNGFLLDRGLRNYWGYNTLNFFAPDVRYRSGDGLATEVRQFKEMVKQLHRAGIEVILDVVYNHTAEGNHLGPTMSFKGIDNPTYYRLVPDDPRFYFDYTGTGNTLNMRHPQTLQLVMDSLRYWVEEMHVDGFRFDLASALARGLHEVDQLSSFFTIIHQDPVLSQVKLIAEPWDVGAGGYQVGHFPVRWAEWNGKYRDTIRAFWRGDGGIAAELGYRLTGSSDLYQRNGRAPYQSINFVTAHDGFTLRDLVSYNHKHNEANGEDNRDGNDDERSWNCGVEGDTDDANVKTLRARQMRNLLSTLAFSCGTPMLVAGDELARTQRGNNNAYCQDNEISWIDWSLDDEGRALLAFTQRVLRIRREHPNLRREDFFRGRRIRGTDVHDIMFFRHDGAQMSDEDWANPVTSSLAVFLAGEGVGAVDENGDPQLDDDLLLLLNGSAADLDFHLADVGTERAWELLLDTTNDGAQERRAPGEVTKLVGRSVKLFCRPRSSA, encoded by the coding sequence GTGCGACCCGGATCGCCCTACCCGCTGGGCGCCACGTTCGACGGTCGAGGCACCAACTTCGCGCTCTACTCGGAGAACGCGGAGGCGGTCGAGCTCTGCCTCGTCGATCCCGAAGGACGCGAGACGCGCGTGCCGCTGCGCTACCAGACCGCGTTCGTCTGGCACGCGTACGTCGAAGGCGTGAATCCCTGCCAGCGCTACGGCTTCCGCGTGCACGGCCCCTACGATCCGAAGCGCGGGCTGCGCTTCAACCCGAAGGTGCGCGTGCTCGATCCCTACGCGCGCGCGATCGACGGCCTCGAGCGGCGCGATGCGGGCCTCTTCGCGTTCGAGCTGCTGCACAAGGATCGCGATCTCGTGCCCTCGCAGAGCGAGGCGAACGGCGCGCCGCTCGGCGTGGTGTGCGACTCGCACTACGACTGGGAAGGCGACGCGCCGCTGCGCACCGCGTTCGCGCAGACCGTCATCTACGAGGCGCACGTGAAGGGGCTCACGTTCCGCCATCCCGAGATCCCCGAGCCGGTCCGCGGCACGTACCTCGGCGTCGCGCACCCCGCGATGATCGAGCACTACCAGAAGCTCGGCGTGACCGCGGTCGAGCTCATGCCGGTGCACGCGTTCACCGACAACGGGTTCCTGCTCGATCGCGGGCTGCGCAACTACTGGGGCTACAACACGCTCAACTTCTTCGCGCCCGACGTCCGCTATCGCTCCGGCGACGGCCTCGCGACCGAGGTGCGGCAGTTCAAGGAGATGGTGAAGCAGCTCCACCGCGCCGGCATCGAGGTGATCCTCGACGTCGTCTACAACCACACCGCGGAGGGCAATCACCTCGGGCCGACGATGTCGTTCAAGGGCATCGACAACCCGACGTACTACCGGCTCGTGCCCGACGATCCGCGCTTCTACTTCGACTACACGGGCACCGGGAACACGCTCAACATGCGTCATCCCCAGACCCTGCAGCTCGTGATGGACTCGCTGCGCTACTGGGTGGAGGAGATGCACGTCGACGGCTTCCGCTTCGATCTCGCGAGCGCGCTCGCGCGAGGTCTGCACGAGGTCGATCAGCTCTCGAGCTTCTTCACGATCATCCACCAGGACCCGGTGCTCTCGCAGGTGAAGCTCATCGCGGAGCCCTGGGACGTCGGCGCCGGCGGGTACCAGGTGGGCCACTTCCCGGTGCGCTGGGCCGAGTGGAACGGGAAGTACCGCGACACGATCCGCGCGTTCTGGCGCGGCGACGGCGGCATCGCGGCGGAGCTCGGATATCGGCTCACGGGCTCGAGCGACCTCTATCAGCGCAACGGCCGCGCGCCCTACCAGTCGATCAACTTCGTGACCGCGCACGACGGGTTCACGCTGCGCGACCTCGTCTCGTACAACCACAAGCACAACGAGGCGAACGGCGAGGACAACCGCGACGGCAACGACGACGAGCGCTCGTGGAACTGCGGCGTCGAGGGCGACACCGACGACGCGAACGTGAAGACGCTGCGCGCGCGCCAGATGCGCAACCTGCTCTCGACGCTCGCGTTCTCGTGCGGCACGCCGATGCTCGTCGCGGGCGACGAGCTCGCGCGCACCCAGCGCGGCAACAACAACGCGTACTGCCAGGACAACGAGATCAGCTGGATCGACTGGAGCCTCGACGACGAGGGGCGCGCGCTGCTCGCGTTCACGCAGCGCGTGCTGCGCATCCGGCGCGAGCACCCGAACCTGCGTCGCGAGGACTTCTTCCGAGGCCGTCGCATCCGCGGCACCGACGTGCACGACATCATGTTCTTCCGGCACGACGGCGCGCAGATGAGCGACGAGGACTGGGCGAACCCGGTCACGTCGAGCCTCGCGGTGTTCCTCGCGGGCGAAGGCGTCGGTGCGGTCGACGAGAACGGCGATCCGCAGCTCGACGACGATCTGCTGCTGCTGCTCAACGGCAGCGCCGCGGACCTCGACTTCCACCTCGCCGACGTCGGCACCGAGCGCGCGTGGGAGCTGCTGCTCGACACGACGAACGACGGCGCGCAGGAGCGGCGCGCGCCGGGCGAGGTGACGAAGCTCGTCGGCCGCTCGGTGAAGCTCTTCTGTCGCCCGCGCTCGAGCGCGTGA
- a CDS encoding alpha/beta fold hydrolase, with amino-acid sequence MHPAFTRFPAIDVPSNGLRFRVHTAGEGDRVALLLHGFPESWFSWRDQIPHLARLGYRVWAPDLRGYGGTDKPQDVAAYRMEALLDDVAGLVDAAKPRELLLVAHDWGGMVAWEFVRRRVRPVDRFVAMNIPHPVLMRRALRNNPRQLARSWYMFLFQLPYVAEWYLARSDYRAIKGAFVSMAIDRKRFPEEVLDVYRDSAAQPGALRAMLNWYRAALRHPSPAKGAQRVIDTPTLLLWGEEDAALGKELTFGTEDLVSDLTVRYIHEVSHWVQQEAPETVNAMLEAWLTGRVVPQAWEIGGQGTSRVEAVAEE; translated from the coding sequence ATGCACCCCGCGTTCACTCGCTTCCCCGCGATCGACGTCCCCTCGAACGGCCTCCGCTTCCGCGTGCACACCGCGGGCGAAGGCGATCGCGTCGCGCTGCTGCTCCACGGCTTCCCGGAGAGCTGGTTCTCGTGGCGCGATCAGATCCCGCACCTCGCGCGGCTCGGGTATCGCGTGTGGGCGCCGGATCTGCGCGGCTACGGCGGCACCGACAAGCCGCAGGACGTCGCCGCGTATCGCATGGAGGCGCTGCTCGACGACGTGGCGGGCCTGGTCGACGCGGCGAAGCCGCGCGAGCTGCTCCTCGTCGCGCACGACTGGGGCGGCATGGTCGCGTGGGAGTTCGTGCGCCGCCGCGTGCGCCCGGTGGATCGCTTCGTCGCGATGAACATCCCGCACCCCGTGCTCATGCGCCGGGCGCTGCGCAACAACCCGCGCCAGCTCGCGCGCAGCTGGTACATGTTCCTGTTCCAGCTGCCCTACGTGGCCGAGTGGTACCTCGCGCGCAGCGACTACCGCGCGATCAAGGGCGCGTTCGTCTCGATGGCGATCGATCGCAAGCGCTTCCCCGAGGAGGTGCTCGACGTCTATCGCGACAGCGCCGCGCAGCCGGGCGCGCTGCGCGCGATGCTCAACTGGTACCGCGCCGCGCTCCGTCATCCTTCGCCGGCGAAGGGCGCGCAGCGGGTGATCGACACCCCGACGCTGCTCCTCTGGGGCGAGGAGGACGCCGCGCTCGGCAAGGAGCTCACGTTCGGCACGGAGGATCTCGTGTCGGATCTGACGGTCCGCTACATCCACGAGGTCTCGCACTGGGTGCAGCAGGAAGCGCCGGAGACGGTGAACGCGATGCTCGAGGCGTGGCTCACGGGACGGGTGGTGCCGCAGGCTTGGGAGATCGGCGGGCAGGGCACGTCGCGGGTCGAGGCGGTCGCGGAGGAGTGA
- a CDS encoding DUF2383 domain-containing protein produces MQNVQVTRTTTTSEVDQLNSFLRGEISAVETYRQVIDRLGSLPEAAELRDCMRSHEHRVMRLREEIQRRGGVAAESSGPWGAFVKMIEGGAKAFGPKAAIAVLEQGEDHGRNDYQRDLGGLSREGKILVEQYLLPEQLRTHAVISRLKRMLP; encoded by the coding sequence ATGCAGAACGTGCAGGTGACCCGCACGACGACGACGAGCGAGGTCGATCAGCTGAACTCGTTCCTGCGCGGTGAGATCAGCGCGGTCGAGACGTACCGGCAGGTGATCGATCGCCTGGGCAGCCTTCCCGAGGCGGCGGAGCTACGCGACTGCATGCGCTCGCACGAGCACCGCGTGATGCGCCTGCGCGAGGAGATCCAGCGACGCGGCGGCGTCGCCGCGGAGAGCTCGGGCCCGTGGGGCGCGTTCGTGAAGATGATCGAGGGCGGCGCGAAGGCGTTCGGGCCGAAGGCGGCGATCGCGGTGCTCGAGCAGGGCGAGGACCACGGGCGCAACGACTACCAGCGCGATCTCGGTGGGCTCTCGCGCGAGGGGAAGATCCTGGTCGAGCAGTATCTGCTGCCCGAGCAGCTGCGGACGCATGCGGTGATCAGTCGGCTGAAGCGGATGTTGCCCTGA